The Cellulophaga sp. L1A9 genome window below encodes:
- the mscL gene encoding large conductance mechanosensitive channel protein MscL: MKKFFQEFKSFAIKGNLIDIAVGVIIGAAFNNVVNVLVKKIIMPPLSLLTEGVNLHEKKYVLRPATGVSDEVAIGYGELVEVLIDFVIVAFTIFIVVKGFNRFKTKAQDPKNKNVETPREIELLSNMEKLLQEQNELLKKK, translated from the coding sequence TTGAAGAAATTTTTTCAAGAATTTAAGAGTTTTGCTATTAAGGGCAACTTAATAGATATTGCTGTTGGGGTGATCATTGGGGCTGCTTTTAATAATGTCGTGAATGTGTTGGTTAAAAAGATTATTATGCCACCGCTCTCGTTATTAACAGAAGGTGTTAATCTTCATGAGAAAAAGTATGTTTTAAGACCAGCAACAGGTGTAAGTGATGAAGTAGCAATAGGTTATGGCGAGTTAGTAGAAGTTTTAATAGACTTTGTAATCGTCGCGTTTACTATTTTTATTGTTGTAAAAGGCTTTAATAGATTTAAAACAAAAGCCCAAGATCCTAAAAACAAGAATGTAGAAACACCACGAGAAATAGAGCTTTTATCTAACATGGAAAAGCTTTTGCAAGAACAAAACGAATTGCTTAAAAAAAAGTAA
- a CDS encoding DNA gyrase/topoisomerase IV subunit A, producing the protein MEENEELNEEHLEPQDNQENAQDSLTKVTGMYKDWFLDYASYVILERAVPAIEDGFKPVQRRIMHALKELDDGRYNKVANVVGHTMQYHPHGDASIADAMVQIGQKDLLIDTQGNWGNILTGDSAAASRYIEARLSKFALEVVFSPKITAWQSSYDGRKKEPTNLPVKFPLLLAQGAEGIAVGLSTKVLPHNFIELIDSSIKHLKGQKFTIFPDFPTSGIIDVSNYNDGIRGGKIRVRAKISQLDKSTLVINEIPYGTNTSSLIDSILKANEKGKIRVRKIEDNTAADVEILIHLPPGLSPDKTIDALYAFTACESSISPLGCIIEDNKPLFIGVTEMLQRSTDYTVELLRAELEVQLRELEEQWHFASLERIFIENRIYRDIEEQETWEGVIKAIDDGLKPYIKHLKRAVTEEDITRLTEIRIKRISKFDIDKAQQLIDSLEERIAEVKNHLAHIIDFAIDYFKNLKSKYGKDRERKSEIRIFDDIEATKVAIRNTKLYVNREEGFLGTSLKRDEYVGDCSDIDDIIVMTKAGEMMITKVDSKTFVGKNIIHVAIFKKKDKRTIYNMVYKDGKGGPSYIKRFYVTGVTRDKMYDLVNGTPNSEVLYFSENPNGEAEVISILLRQAGSIKKLKWDIDFADILIKGRASKGNIVTKYPVKRIELKEKGVSTLKPRKIWFDDVVRRLNVDARGELLGEFRGEDRLLVITQKGFVKTFLPEMTIHFDDDMIVLEKWIPNKPLSSVYYEGEKERYYIKRFLVENENKEDLFISEHPKSVLEIVSTDWRPVFEIEFSKQRGKDQKPNQTIDVEDFIAVKGIKALGNQVTADKIKNVDALEPLEYIAPEPVKTADVTVVAKEGAVTNEESEESPEKKNDDGEDDGFPASLF; encoded by the coding sequence ATGGAAGAGAATGAAGAGCTTAACGAAGAACATTTAGAGCCTCAAGATAACCAAGAGAATGCCCAAGATTCCTTAACGAAAGTTACAGGAATGTATAAAGATTGGTTCTTAGATTATGCCTCATATGTAATTTTGGAGCGTGCGGTACCAGCAATTGAAGATGGTTTTAAACCAGTTCAAAGGCGTATTATGCATGCGTTAAAAGAATTAGATGATGGGCGCTATAACAAAGTAGCGAATGTAGTAGGACATACCATGCAGTATCACCCACATGGGGATGCTAGTATTGCGGATGCTATGGTGCAAATTGGTCAAAAAGATCTTTTGATTGATACACAAGGGAACTGGGGTAACATTCTCACAGGAGATAGTGCTGCGGCTTCACGTTATATTGAAGCGCGGTTGTCAAAATTTGCATTAGAAGTTGTTTTTAGTCCTAAAATTACAGCATGGCAATCCTCTTATGATGGTCGTAAAAAAGAACCTACAAATTTACCGGTTAAGTTTCCGTTGCTTTTAGCACAAGGAGCAGAGGGTATTGCGGTGGGTTTGTCTACGAAAGTATTGCCTCATAATTTTATTGAATTAATAGATTCTTCGATAAAACATTTAAAAGGTCAGAAATTCACCATTTTCCCAGACTTTCCAACGTCAGGAATTATAGATGTAAGTAACTATAATGACGGCATCAGAGGTGGGAAGATTAGGGTTAGGGCAAAAATATCTCAATTAGACAAAAGTACGCTGGTTATTAATGAGATACCTTATGGTACTAACACTTCTTCTTTAATAGATTCTATCTTAAAAGCTAACGAAAAAGGTAAAATAAGGGTTCGTAAAATTGAAGACAATACTGCGGCAGATGTTGAAATATTAATTCATCTACCTCCAGGTTTGTCACCAGATAAAACTATTGATGCCTTATATGCTTTTACGGCATGTGAATCTTCAATTTCACCGCTAGGGTGTATTATTGAGGATAATAAACCTTTATTTATAGGGGTTACAGAAATGCTTCAGCGTTCAACGGATTATACGGTAGAACTATTAAGGGCAGAGTTAGAAGTGCAATTAAGAGAGCTTGAGGAGCAATGGCATTTTGCATCACTAGAGCGAATCTTTATTGAAAATCGTATTTATCGAGATATTGAAGAGCAGGAGACATGGGAAGGTGTAATTAAAGCTATTGATGATGGTTTAAAACCATACATTAAGCATCTTAAACGTGCTGTTACCGAAGAGGATATTACACGCTTAACGGAGATTCGTATAAAACGTATCTCAAAATTTGATATTGATAAAGCACAACAGCTTATTGATAGTTTAGAAGAAAGAATAGCAGAAGTAAAAAATCATTTAGCACATATCATTGATTTCGCGATTGATTATTTCAAAAATTTAAAATCGAAATATGGCAAAGATCGTGAGCGTAAATCTGAAATCAGGATTTTTGATGACATCGAAGCCACGAAAGTTGCAATAAGAAATACAAAACTATACGTGAATCGTGAAGAAGGCTTTTTGGGTACTTCACTAAAGCGCGATGAATATGTTGGTGATTGCAGTGATATTGATGATATTATTGTAATGACTAAAGCGGGCGAAATGATGATAACAAAAGTAGATTCTAAGACTTTTGTGGGTAAAAACATCATTCATGTCGCTATATTTAAGAAAAAAGACAAGCGTACCATTTACAATATGGTGTATAAGGATGGTAAAGGTGGGCCTAGTTACATCAAAAGATTTTATGTTACGGGAGTTACGCGTGATAAAATGTATGATTTAGTGAATGGAACTCCTAATTCTGAAGTTTTGTACTTTTCTGAGAATCCAAATGGAGAAGCGGAAGTGATCTCTATTTTATTGCGACAAGCTGGTAGTATTAAGAAGTTAAAGTGGGATATTGATTTTGCTGATATTTTGATAAAAGGGAGAGCTTCAAAAGGAAACATCGTAACAAAATACCCGGTGAAGCGCATCGAGCTAAAAGAAAAAGGTGTTTCTACCTTAAAACCTCGTAAGATTTGGTTTGATGATGTAGTGAGGCGTTTAAATGTGGATGCAAGAGGGGAGTTATTAGGGGAATTTAGAGGAGAAGATAGGCTTTTAGTAATTACTCAGAAAGGATTTGTTAAAACCTTCTTGCCAGAAATGACAATACACTTTGATGATGATATGATTGTTCTGGAGAAATGGATTCCAAATAAACCGTTGTCTTCTGTTTATTATGAAGGCGAAAAAGAGCGGTATTACATCAAACGTTTCTTGGTGGAGAATGAAAACAAAGAGGATTTGTTTATCTCTGAGCATCCTAAATCTGTTTTAGAAATAGTCTCTACCGATTGGCGACCAGTTTTTGAAATTGAATTTTCAAAACAACGCGGCAAGGATCAAAAACCTAATCAAACAATTGATGTAGAAGATTTTATAGCTGTTAAAGGAATAAAAGCTTTAGGTAATCAAGTAACTGCAGATAAGATAAAAAATGTAGATGCCTTAGAGCCTTTGGAGTATATAGCCCCGGAGCCAGTAAAAACAGCTGATGTTACAGTTGTAGCTAAAGAAGGTGCTGTTACGAACGAAGAGTCAGAAGAGTCGCCAGAAAAAAAGAATGACGATGGTGAAGATGACGGTTTTCCGGCTAGCCTATTTTAA
- a CDS encoding DNA topoisomerase IV subunit B gives MSENTDYTEDNIRSLDWKEHIRMRPGMYIGKLGDGSSADDGIYILLKEVVDNCIDEFVMGSGRTIDITIKDNLVAVRDYGRGIPLGKVVDVVSKMNTGGKYDSRAFKKSVGLNGVGTKAVNALSTFFKVESSRDNQLKTAEFHQGNLVQEEGPGDTSKRKGTKVSFIPDEVIFKKYKYRNEYIERMLKNYVYLNPGLTIVFNGEKFFSENGLKDLLEDNNNMEDMLYPIIHLKGDDIEVAITHSKTQYSEEYHSFVNGQHTTQGGTHQSAFREAIAKTIRDFYGKSYDASDIRKSIISAIAIKVMEPVFESQTKTKLGSTDMGGEFPTVRTYINDFIGTKLDNYLHKNPDTAEKLQRKIMQAEKERKDLSGIRKLARDRAKKSNLHNKKLRDCRVHLGDIKNNRYLESTLFITEGDSASGSITKSRDVNTQAVFSLRGKPLNSYGMSKKIVYENEEFNLLQAALNIEDSMEDLRYNKIVIATDADVDGMHIRLLLITFFLQFFPELIKENHLYILQTPLFRVRNKKQTFYCYSPEEKKAAMEALSGKPEITRFKGLGEISPDEFQHFIGEDIRLEPVMLDKSMSIEALLEFYMGKNTPDRQKFIIENLKVELDLIEDN, from the coding sequence ATGTCAGAAAATACAGATTATACAGAAGATAATATCCGTTCACTCGACTGGAAAGAGCATATTCGTATGCGTCCTGGTATGTATATTGGGAAGTTAGGCGATGGTTCTTCCGCAGATGATGGTATTTATATTTTATTGAAAGAAGTAGTAGATAACTGTATCGATGAATTTGTAATGGGTTCTGGTAGAACTATTGACATCACTATAAAAGACAACTTAGTAGCTGTTCGTGATTACGGTCGTGGTATTCCTTTAGGTAAGGTGGTAGATGTAGTCTCTAAAATGAATACTGGTGGGAAGTATGATTCTCGCGCCTTTAAGAAATCGGTAGGACTAAATGGGGTAGGTACAAAAGCAGTAAATGCGTTGTCTACTTTCTTTAAAGTAGAGTCTTCTAGAGATAACCAATTAAAGACGGCGGAATTTCATCAAGGAAATTTAGTTCAGGAAGAAGGTCCAGGTGATACTTCAAAAAGAAAAGGAACTAAGGTGTCTTTTATTCCAGATGAAGTTATTTTTAAAAAATACAAGTATCGCAATGAGTATATAGAGCGAATGCTCAAAAATTATGTCTATCTAAATCCAGGGTTGACTATCGTTTTCAACGGTGAAAAGTTTTTTTCTGAAAACGGATTAAAAGATCTTTTAGAGGACAATAACAACATGGAAGATATGTTGTATCCTATTATTCATTTAAAAGGTGATGATATAGAAGTTGCAATAACACACAGTAAAACCCAATACAGTGAAGAGTATCATTCGTTTGTAAACGGCCAACATACTACACAGGGTGGTACGCACCAGTCCGCATTTAGAGAAGCGATAGCTAAAACTATTCGTGATTTTTATGGTAAAAGTTATGATGCTTCTGATATTCGGAAGTCTATTATTTCTGCAATAGCCATTAAAGTGATGGAGCCAGTTTTTGAAAGTCAGACAAAAACAAAATTAGGTTCTACCGATATGGGAGGAGAGTTTCCTACGGTAAGAACATACATCAATGATTTTATAGGGACAAAGCTAGATAATTACCTGCATAAGAATCCGGACACAGCAGAAAAGCTTCAGCGTAAGATTATGCAGGCCGAAAAAGAACGTAAAGATCTTTCTGGAATTCGGAAGCTAGCAAGAGATAGAGCTAAAAAATCGAATTTACATAATAAAAAACTACGCGATTGTCGTGTACATTTAGGAGATATTAAAAACAACCGGTATTTAGAAAGTACTTTGTTTATTACAGAGGGGGATTCTGCATCTGGATCCATTACAAAATCGCGTGACGTAAATACGCAGGCTGTATTTAGTCTTAGAGGGAAACCTTTAAACTCTTATGGAATGAGTAAAAAGATCGTTTATGAAAACGAGGAATTTAACTTATTGCAGGCAGCCTTGAATATTGAAGATTCAATGGAAGATTTACGTTATAATAAAATTGTCATAGCAACAGATGCTGATGTCGATGGTATGCACATTCGTTTGTTATTGATTACATTTTTCTTGCAGTTCTTTCCAGAATTGATAAAAGAAAACCATTTGTATATTTTACAAACACCTTTGTTTAGAGTTAGAAATAAAAAACAAACTTTTTACTGTTATAGCCCTGAGGAGAAAAAAGCAGCAATGGAAGCTTTGTCTGGTAAACCAGAAATTACCCGATTCAAAGGTTTGGGAGAAATCTCTCCAGATGAATTTCAACATTTTATAGGTGAGGATATTCGTTTAGAGCCTGTAATGTTAGATAAATCAATGTCCATCGAGGCGTTGTTAGAGTTTTATATGGGTAAAAATACACCAGACCGCCAAAAATTTATTATAGAAAATCTTAAAGTAGAGTTAGACCTTATAGAGGATAACTAA
- a CDS encoding DMT family transporter has translation MFKNSSSTSLGIIVAILGVVLFSAKAVIVKLAYQYKVDYLTLLFLRMVFSFPFYLVIAFWKKPAHPEVIKKIDWFWLFFFGFIGYYLASLFDFMGLQYIKAGLERIILFVYPTIVVLISWLVFKKKLSRNQCIALLITYIGVLVAFWGEIGLKGEGAILGGFLILLSAITYASYLVGSGWLIPKFGTLQFTSYAMIVSTIVVVIHYLIKGNYQLFEYPKEVYYLGFLMAIFCTLIPSFLVSAAIERLGASTFSMFGSLGPIATILLAFVFLDERVTFLQAIGMCIVLFGVTLVAFNKRKNNVV, from the coding sequence ATGTTTAAGAATTCGTCGTCAACAAGCTTAGGAATTATAGTTGCAATTTTAGGAGTAGTCTTATTTTCTGCTAAAGCGGTTATTGTAAAACTTGCCTATCAATATAAGGTAGACTATTTAACGCTTTTATTTCTGAGAATGGTATTTTCTTTTCCATTCTACTTGGTAATAGCATTTTGGAAAAAACCAGCACATCCAGAAGTAATCAAGAAAATTGATTGGTTCTGGTTGTTCTTTTTTGGATTCATTGGTTATTACTTAGCCAGTTTGTTTGATTTTATGGGGCTGCAATATATTAAAGCAGGTCTAGAACGCATCATATTATTTGTATACCCAACCATTGTTGTACTTATTTCTTGGTTAGTTTTTAAAAAGAAGCTGAGTAGAAATCAATGTATAGCACTTTTAATCACCTATATAGGAGTTCTTGTTGCATTTTGGGGTGAGATAGGTTTAAAAGGGGAAGGTGCAATTTTAGGAGGATTCTTAATTTTATTGAGTGCCATCACATATGCATCTTACCTTGTTGGGAGCGGTTGGTTAATTCCGAAGTTTGGAACACTTCAATTTACTTCGTATGCAATGATTGTGTCTACTATCGTTGTTGTTATTCATTATTTAATTAAAGGAAATTACCAACTTTTTGAGTATCCTAAGGAAGTATATTACTTAGGGTTTTTAATGGCTATTTTTTGTACTTTAATACCTTCGTTTTTGGTTTCCGCAGCAATTGAGCGACTAGGAGCATCAACATTTTCTATGTTTGGTAGCTTAGGACCAATAGCAACAATTTTGTTGGCTTTTGTTTTTTTAGATGAACGGGTTACTTTCTTGCAGGCAATTGGTATGTGTATCGTTCTTTTTGGTGTAACTTTGGTTGCCTTTAATAAACGTAAAAATAACGTAGTCTAA
- the ychF gene encoding redox-regulated ATPase YchF, which produces MKAGIVGLPNVGKSTLFNCLSNAKAQSANFPFCTIEPNIGVVNVPDPRLQKLEELVDPERVLPATVDIVDIAGLVKGASKGEGLGNQFLGNIRETDAILHVLRCFDNDNIVHVDGSVDPIRDKETIDMELQLKDLETVDKKLEKVKRAAKTGNKEAQKEEAVLLAIKKGLEAGTSVRAIAISKEDHSEFVHPLQFITDKPVMYVCNVDEESAVNGNAYVEKVKAAVAHENAEVIFLAVGTEADITELETYEERQMFLEDLGLSEPGSGKLIRGAYKLLNLETYFTAGVKEVRAWTIPVGATAPQAAGVIHTDFEKGFIRAEVIAYDDYVAHGSEAKVKEAGKMRVEGKEYIVKDGDVMHFRFNV; this is translated from the coding sequence ATGAAAGCAGGAATTGTAGGGTTACCAAACGTGGGGAAATCCACACTATTTAATTGTTTATCGAATGCAAAAGCACAAAGTGCGAATTTTCCTTTTTGTACGATAGAACCAAATATAGGTGTGGTGAATGTTCCGGATCCGAGATTGCAAAAATTAGAAGAGTTAGTAGATCCTGAACGCGTATTACCTGCTACTGTAGATATTGTAGATATTGCAGGTTTGGTAAAAGGAGCTAGTAAGGGTGAAGGTTTAGGGAATCAGTTTTTAGGAAATATTCGTGAAACGGATGCTATTTTGCATGTGTTACGTTGTTTTGATAATGATAATATAGTACATGTTGATGGGTCTGTAGATCCTATTAGAGATAAGGAAACTATTGATATGGAGTTGCAGTTGAAAGATTTAGAGACTGTAGATAAGAAACTAGAAAAAGTAAAAAGAGCTGCTAAGACAGGTAATAAAGAAGCTCAGAAAGAAGAAGCGGTGTTATTGGCTATAAAAAAAGGACTTGAAGCGGGTACTTCTGTTAGGGCAATAGCTATTTCTAAAGAAGATCATAGTGAGTTTGTACATCCTTTACAGTTTATTACAGATAAACCTGTGATGTATGTTTGTAATGTAGATGAAGAAAGTGCTGTTAACGGTAATGCTTATGTAGAAAAAGTAAAAGCAGCTGTGGCACATGAAAATGCAGAAGTTATTTTCTTAGCGGTAGGAACAGAAGCAGATATTACAGAATTAGAAACCTATGAAGAACGTCAAATGTTCTTAGAAGATTTAGGGCTTTCTGAGCCTGGATCAGGTAAATTAATACGTGGAGCTTATAAACTGTTGAATTTAGAGACTTATTTTACCGCAGGTGTTAAAGAGGTCCGTGCTTGGACTATTCCTGTTGGGGCTACTGCGCCTCAAGCAGCGGGAGTTATTCATACTGACTTTGAGAAAGGATTTATCCGTGCAGAAGTCATCGCTTATGATGATTATGTGGCTCATGGTAGTGAAGCAAAAGTAAAAGAAGCAGGTAAAATGCGAGTAGAAGGTAAGGAGTACATTGTTAAAGATGGCGATGTAATGCACTTTAGGTTTAACGTATAA
- a CDS encoding RNA polymerase sigma factor: MSLNNEEIIWSLFLQGDTNAFSLLFKKYYASLYNYGIKLCNNSCITEDCLQAFFIYLHDNRNTIGEVKNIKAYLFISFRRALFCTLKKERNFTDLNSDTENISNFEFSPEELKIHQEISFVQTNSITLILNTLSPREREVIYLKYYGELSMSDISTSMDISYQSVLNTLQKAFSKIRKTIENNMLSAILRK; the protein is encoded by the coding sequence ATGTCTTTAAATAACGAAGAAATCATATGGTCTCTATTTTTACAAGGGGACACTAATGCATTCTCTTTATTGTTTAAAAAGTACTACGCTTCACTTTATAATTATGGTATAAAGCTCTGTAACAATTCATGTATTACAGAAGATTGCCTTCAAGCGTTTTTTATCTACCTTCATGATAATAGAAATACTATAGGAGAAGTGAAAAATATTAAAGCTTACTTATTTATTTCATTCAGAAGAGCTCTTTTCTGCACACTTAAAAAGGAGCGTAATTTTACAGACTTAAATTCAGATACTGAGAATATATCTAATTTTGAATTCTCTCCTGAAGAATTAAAGATTCATCAAGAAATTTCTTTTGTGCAAACAAACTCCATCACCTTAATATTGAATACCCTTTCCCCTAGAGAAAGAGAGGTTATTTATTTAAAATATTATGGCGAATTATCCATGTCTGATATCTCTACCTCTATGGATATTTCTTATCAAAGTGTTCTAAATACCCTTCAAAAAGCTTTTTCAAAAATCAGAAAAACCATTGAAAACAATATGCTTTCGGCTATTTTGAGAAAATAA
- a CDS encoding FecR family protein: protein MEESKQHLLENLLEDTSFKNWVYKRNRNDVTFWNKWIEANSDYAEIVFTARDIILGINFKDNTFEPEFIEAKLNDVLAKINTDQAAIDIPRKKSNVSKYVLAGASFFIATLLILFYNLQENKTYVVQKTGFGETINLTLSDGTTVVLNGNSELKYDKENPRNVLLQGEAYFKVKSKPSTKAKFWVTTNDLKVEVFGTHFNVNTRDEKTKVLLDEGSIQLELKNGSRKKMKPGEIATYSNKNDLFSHEIINSNLDYSFWREETFVFNNISLLEVMHYLENSYGVTTEFEDEKSKKITLTGGIPNGNLNICIKAIEKSAGIKIHHIDNNLLIINN from the coding sequence ATGGAAGAGAGTAAGCAACATTTGTTAGAGAATCTTTTGGAAGACACTTCATTTAAAAATTGGGTGTACAAAAGAAATAGAAATGATGTAACATTTTGGAACAAATGGATTGAGGCCAATTCTGATTATGCAGAAATTGTATTTACTGCTCGTGACATTATTTTAGGAATCAATTTTAAGGATAATACTTTTGAGCCAGAATTTATTGAAGCTAAACTGAATGATGTATTAGCTAAAATAAATACAGACCAAGCAGCAATTGATATTCCTAGAAAAAAATCAAACGTATCTAAATACGTTTTAGCTGGGGCTAGCTTTTTTATAGCAACCCTACTTATTCTATTTTATAATTTACAAGAAAACAAAACTTACGTAGTTCAAAAAACAGGATTTGGAGAGACCATAAACTTAACATTATCTGATGGCACTACAGTTGTTTTAAATGGAAATTCAGAATTAAAATATGATAAAGAAAATCCTAGAAATGTATTACTTCAAGGTGAAGCCTATTTTAAGGTAAAATCTAAACCTTCTACTAAAGCCAAGTTTTGGGTAACCACCAACGATCTTAAAGTTGAGGTTTTTGGGACGCATTTTAATGTGAATACGAGAGACGAAAAAACGAAGGTATTATTAGACGAAGGATCTATACAATTAGAATTGAAAAATGGTTCAAGAAAAAAAATGAAACCTGGTGAAATTGCCACCTATTCAAATAAAAACGATCTTTTCTCACATGAAATTATCAATTCTAATCTTGACTATTCTTTCTGGAGAGAAGAAACATTTGTTTTTAATAACATCTCATTACTTGAGGTGATGCATTACTTAGAAAACTCTTACGGCGTAACGACAGAATTTGAAGATGAAAAATCAAAAAAAATAACACTTACAGGTGGAATACCTAACGGTAATTTAAACATCTGCATTAAAGCTATAGAAAAATCTGCGGGAATTAAAATACATCATATAGACAATAACTTACTAATTATCAATAATTAA